In Fervidobacterium nodosum Rt17-B1, one genomic interval encodes:
- a CDS encoding RNA polymerase sigma factor, which yields MEFSINSERNDKNDSQNRWNDEQRLVKALAKGDEEAYKYLYRNYASKIGALVKSYLGSDDIDDVVQEVFLRIYKNVKKFRGESKLSTWIYRIAINVCNNMYRKMKGRGPVVDLTEPMDDEDYTFQFSTDEDVQKNVTNDIMYEKLRKILENLSPEDRAILFMKEIDGLTYEEVGKILDKPEGTIKSRLHYIKQTIRKAFKEVTFDE from the coding sequence TTGGAATTTTCGATTAATAGTGAACGTAATGATAAAAATGATAGTCAAAATAGATGGAACGATGAACAGAGATTAGTTAAAGCTTTGGCAAAAGGTGATGAAGAGGCGTATAAATATCTGTACAGAAATTACGCATCGAAGATAGGCGCACTTGTTAAGAGCTATCTTGGAAGCGATGATATCGACGATGTTGTCCAAGAGGTATTTTTAAGAATATACAAAAATGTAAAGAAGTTTCGTGGTGAATCAAAACTTTCAACGTGGATTTATAGAATAGCTATAAACGTTTGCAACAATATGTACAGAAAGATGAAGGGTAGAGGGCCTGTTGTAGATTTAACTGAGCCTATGGATGATGAAGATTATACATTTCAATTTTCAACAGATGAAGATGTCCAAAAAAATGTAACAAACGATATAATGTACGAAAAGTTGAGAAAAATCTTGGAGAATCTCTCGCCGGAAGATAGGGCTATATTGTTCATGAAAGAAATTGATGGATTAACTTACGAAGAAGTAGGAAAAATTTTGGATAAACCAGAAGGAACTATTAAGAGCCGTCTCCATTATATAAAACAAACAATTAGAAAGGCTTTCAAGGAGGTTACGTTCGATGAATGA
- a CDS encoding DUF72 domain-containing protein, whose protein sequence is MREFGKWFIGTSGFSFGDWIGNVYPQDIKKSEMFTYYWQKYGFNCVELNFTFYQMPSSRTMVSLLRKAPVGFKFAVKVHGFITHDRSFENVNDFLKSCRVIEDESRLIGYLAQFPYSFKNVPDNQDYIKLLLEKFYGKEIFLEFRHESWVEWLDNLHGIKNVHVVIPDLPMSKGIFPLIRSLDKVVYLRLHGRNKKRKYDYNYSDEELKGIIDFVFPESFEEAYVFFNNCYNGQALKNALRFREIVGGEKIGIFD, encoded by the coding sequence GTGAGAGAGTTTGGTAAATGGTTCATTGGCACAAGTGGATTTTCGTTTGGCGATTGGATAGGTAATGTTTACCCACAAGATATTAAAAAGAGCGAAATGTTTACATACTATTGGCAAAAGTATGGATTCAATTGTGTTGAGTTGAATTTTACTTTTTATCAGATGCCTTCATCGAGAACAATGGTGAGTTTGCTTCGCAAAGCACCAGTTGGTTTTAAATTCGCTGTAAAAGTCCATGGGTTTATAACACATGATAGAAGTTTTGAGAATGTAAATGATTTTCTTAAGTCGTGTAGAGTTATAGAAGATGAAAGCAGGCTTATTGGGTATCTTGCACAGTTTCCATATTCTTTTAAGAACGTACCTGATAATCAAGATTACATTAAGCTTTTATTGGAAAAATTTTATGGCAAGGAGATATTTTTAGAATTTAGACATGAGAGCTGGGTGGAATGGTTAGATAATTTACACGGTATCAAAAATGTACATGTTGTTATTCCAGATTTGCCAATGTCGAAAGGGATTTTTCCACTAATTAGGTCTTTGGATAAAGTGGTATATTTGAGGTTACATGGAAGGAATAAAAAGAGAAAGTATGACTATAATTATTCCGATGAAGAATTGAAAGGTATAATTGATTTTGTTTTTCCCGAATCGTTTGAAGAAGCGTACGTTTTCTTCAACAATTGTTATAATGGCCAAGCTTTGAAAAATGCGCTACGCTTTAGGGAAATCGTGGGGGGCGAAAAAATTGGAATTTTCGATTAA
- a CDS encoding ATP-dependent helicase, whose translation MGDDKIRIYELKKEDSKDSNIEDFFKELDSEQRRAVMESNGKSVVIAGPGSGKTRVITYKIAYLLLNGVMPSEILLVTFTRAAAREMIERAQIVTKKDLSDMMAGTFHHVCNLLLRKYGSSIGLKSNFTILDEEDAKDLMKIARSRYVTSKQMNKAFPTHSELYSIYSYMVNTFLTPYEVVIKRAKRWIQVVDVIEKVFQEYALEKERQNVLDYDDLLLKTLQMLEGNEELRRRISSRFKWILVDEFQDTNILQLKIVQHLSEVHGNLFVVADDAQSIYSFRGARFENVKEVMDGANVFKIQTNYRSTDKIVELVNSMIPRNSVPKKLRAIRTSVQKPIVVNTYDHFDEAYFVAQRINEIVDEGFDYSDIAVLYRAHAHSLELQLELTKRNIPFKVLSGLRFTETAHVKDVVAFLKILLNPYDVISWMRVLKLVDNVGNVTAEKIISRITSESNEEKSPLDLFLEMKIKSSNVENLKSAIFNSIDKAPSFQIKNFYEQFYQDILEYHYTDFRDREEDIERLIEMASYYDNVEDFLNDILISEDVRTNESNDFSDDKGKVTLTTIHQAKGLEWKVVFVIGVNPGDFPHFLALKDNTLDEEERLFYVAITRAKDILYITHSTLPRREYFYNSFNSDKQIDRDFVKDIPRDLAEFWKVR comes from the coding sequence ATGGGTGATGATAAGATAAGAATTTACGAATTGAAAAAAGAAGATTCAAAAGATTCTAATATAGAAGATTTTTTTAAAGAGCTTGATAGCGAACAACGCCGAGCGGTTATGGAATCAAATGGGAAATCGGTTGTTATCGCTGGACCTGGTAGTGGAAAGACAAGAGTCATTACTTACAAAATTGCTTACCTTCTACTTAATGGTGTAATGCCTTCTGAAATTTTACTTGTTACGTTTACAAGAGCTGCTGCTCGTGAAATGATAGAACGGGCGCAAATAGTAACAAAGAAAGATTTGTCTGATATGATGGCAGGTACATTCCATCATGTGTGTAATTTACTTTTAAGAAAATATGGAAGCTCAATTGGTTTGAAATCGAATTTTACGATATTAGATGAAGAAGATGCGAAGGATTTAATGAAAATTGCAAGGAGTAGATACGTTACTTCGAAACAGATGAATAAAGCTTTTCCAACCCACAGCGAGTTATATTCCATTTATTCATACATGGTTAACACATTTCTTACACCATATGAAGTTGTAATTAAGAGGGCAAAAAGGTGGATACAAGTTGTAGATGTTATAGAGAAAGTCTTCCAGGAATACGCTCTTGAGAAAGAGAGACAAAATGTTTTAGATTACGATGACTTGCTGTTGAAAACTCTGCAAATGCTAGAAGGTAATGAAGAATTAAGAAGGCGTATATCTTCGAGGTTTAAATGGATACTCGTTGATGAGTTCCAAGATACCAATATTCTTCAGTTAAAAATTGTTCAGCATCTTTCAGAAGTACATGGAAATTTATTTGTCGTTGCTGACGATGCGCAGAGTATTTATTCATTTAGAGGTGCTAGATTTGAGAATGTAAAAGAGGTAATGGATGGTGCAAATGTTTTTAAGATACAAACCAATTACAGGAGCACAGACAAAATTGTTGAGCTTGTAAATTCAATGATTCCAAGAAATTCGGTACCTAAAAAGTTGAGAGCAATACGAACAAGTGTTCAAAAACCTATAGTTGTAAATACTTATGACCATTTTGATGAAGCATATTTTGTTGCGCAGAGAATTAATGAAATCGTTGATGAAGGCTTTGATTACAGTGATATTGCGGTTTTGTACCGTGCGCACGCTCATTCACTGGAATTACAACTTGAGCTTACAAAGAGAAACATACCATTTAAAGTACTATCAGGATTAAGATTTACCGAAACGGCACACGTGAAAGATGTTGTGGCTTTCTTAAAAATTCTTTTAAATCCATATGATGTAATTTCTTGGATGAGAGTTTTAAAATTGGTAGATAATGTAGGTAATGTAACCGCGGAAAAGATAATAAGTCGTATAACAAGCGAAAGCAACGAGGAAAAATCACCATTGGATTTGTTCTTGGAAATGAAGATAAAGAGCTCAAACGTTGAGAATTTAAAAAGCGCAATTTTCAATTCGATAGATAAAGCTCCAAGCTTCCAGATAAAAAATTTTTACGAGCAATTTTATCAGGATATTTTAGAATACCATTACACAGATTTCAGGGATAGAGAAGAAGATATCGAAAGATTAATAGAAATGGCGAGTTACTACGATAACGTGGAAGATTTTTTAAACGATATTTTAATCTCAGAAGATGTTAGAACTAATGAATCTAACGACTTTTCTGATGATAAAGGAAAAGTTACGCTAACTACAATTCATCAAGCTAAAGGTCTCGAATGGAAAGTTGTTTTTGTCATAGGTGTTAATCCGGGAGATTTTCCACACTTCTTAGCTTTAAAAGATAATACATTAGATGAAGAGGAGAGATTATTTTATGTTGCAATAACCCGTGCCAAAGATATTCTTTACATAACTCATTCAACGCTACCAAGAAGAGAATATTTTTACAATTCATTCAATAGTGATAAACAAATCGACAGAGATTTTGTTAAAGATATTCCTAGGGATTTGGCGGAATTTTGGAAGGTAAGATAA
- a CDS encoding PHP domain-containing protein, whose amino-acid sequence MLVDFHTHTTCSDGTLEPNELVKKAKLIGIEVLAITDHDTICAFREIDDKYADDLDITVIKGVEISVDYPTDSLHILGYNIKDTETMERVLNELIDYRNRRNELILEKMNKLGFHATMEELRKIAKGDAVGRPHFARLMVEKGYVGSMNEAFDKYLKDGGIFFVEKKRLKPQEAIELIKKTGGIAVLAHPYDILSGKNSEEDDMTFLENFIKKLVDYGLDGLEAFYSRHTQNQTIDLIRIANKYDLLITAGSDFHGSNRESVNLGMNVPYKLIKKFLAKL is encoded by the coding sequence ATGTTGGTTGATTTCCATACTCATACAACGTGTTCAGATGGAACATTGGAGCCGAATGAGTTAGTTAAAAAAGCAAAATTAATAGGTATTGAAGTGCTTGCAATAACTGATCATGATACTATATGTGCTTTTCGAGAAATAGATGATAAATATGCAGATGATTTGGATATTACAGTGATAAAAGGTGTTGAGATAAGTGTTGACTATCCCACAGATTCTCTACATATTTTAGGTTACAATATTAAAGACACTGAAACAATGGAAAGAGTTTTAAATGAACTTATAGATTACAGAAATAGGAGAAATGAACTTATACTTGAAAAGATGAATAAGCTGGGTTTTCATGCGACAATGGAAGAATTAAGGAAAATAGCTAAAGGCGATGCTGTTGGAAGGCCACATTTCGCAAGATTAATGGTAGAAAAAGGTTATGTTGGGAGCATGAACGAAGCTTTTGATAAATATCTTAAAGATGGCGGGATATTTTTTGTTGAGAAAAAGCGTTTAAAACCGCAAGAAGCAATTGAACTTATCAAAAAGACCGGTGGAATAGCAGTTTTGGCTCATCCATACGATATATTGAGTGGTAAAAACTCCGAAGAAGATGATATGACATTCTTAGAAAATTTCATTAAAAAACTCGTTGATTATGGTCTTGATGGTTTGGAGGCATTTTACTCAAGGCACACGCAGAACCAGACAATCGATTTGATAAGAATAGCGAATAAGTACGATTTGTTAATTACAGCTGGAAGCGATTTTCATGGCTCAAATAGGGAATCTGTGAATCTTGGAATGAATGTACCGTATAAACTGATTAAGAAGTTTCTTGCCAAACTATGA
- a CDS encoding HD domain-containing protein — protein MTRQEALELLKQHVSNKNLVNHCIACEAIMKRLAKHFGEDEEVWGLAGLLHDLDYDYTKDKPEEHGYKSVEILGNSVSEEIKNAILAHCEKKTPETLMEKALYAVDPTSGFIVAAALIKPEKKLAVVDVEFLKNRFKEKGFARGANREQMKSCENIGLSLKEFYSLSLEAMKSIAEEIGL, from the coding sequence ATGACAAGACAAGAAGCTTTGGAACTATTAAAACAACACGTTTCCAATAAAAACCTCGTTAACCATTGTATAGCATGTGAAGCTATAATGAAGCGTTTAGCAAAACATTTTGGAGAAGATGAAGAAGTTTGGGGATTAGCAGGTTTACTCCACGATTTAGATTACGATTACACAAAGGATAAACCAGAAGAGCACGGTTACAAAAGTGTTGAGATACTTGGTAACTCCGTAAGTGAAGAAATTAAAAACGCCATCCTTGCGCATTGTGAGAAGAAAACTCCAGAAACACTTATGGAAAAAGCATTGTACGCGGTAGACCCAACTAGTGGTTTTATCGTTGCGGCAGCATTGATAAAGCCAGAGAAAAAATTAGCTGTAGTCGATGTTGAATTTTTGAAAAATAGATTCAAAGAAAAGGGGTTCGCACGCGGTGCAAATAGAGAACAAATGAAATCATGTGAGAATATTGGGCTTTCACTTAAAGAGTTTTATTCACTTTCCTTAGAAGCTATGAAATCAATTGCTGAAGAGATAGGTTTATGA
- the thrS gene encoding threonine--tRNA ligase, which produces MTMQIRLPDGSVREYSQPVTPGQIAKEISEGLWRNAAGALVNGQLWDLERPIDFDCELRIIKLDDPQAAEIYRHTMSHIMAQAVMRIYGAENVKLGIGPTIENGFYYDFDIANVKITEEDLPKIEEEMKKIIKEDLPIERLELPKKEAIELMESKGQMYKIELINEIPDEKVSFYKQGEFIDLCRGPHLPSTGKVKHLKLLSVSGAYWRGNEKNPMLQRIYGTAFAKKDELDNYLKMLEEARKRDHRRLGPQLELFFINTDVAAGMPIFLPYGMTVLKELMSLSRELHKKYGYKEVGTPLIMHEKLWRQSGHWDHYKNNMYFTEKEEVTYAVKPMNCPGHILIYKNKPVSYKDLPIRLFEFGRVHRYERGGVLHGLLRVRTFTQDDAHIFCREDQIVDEVTNVVRFINELYGIFGFSYRATLSTMPEDHMGDEATWEKATEGLRNALEEMKVPYEVAEGEGAFYGPKIDFHVRDVLGREWQCATIQMDFQMPERFDLTYKDSDGNERRPVMIHRALYGSIERFFGILIEHYAGAFPTWLAPVQAVVIPVSEKFSEYAKNIYQTLDENDIRVELDDRNETLSYRIRENQMRKVPYMIIVGEKEKESETISVRTREGKDTHGIKINDFIETVLNEIRKRVNK; this is translated from the coding sequence ATAACTATGCAAATTAGGTTACCAGATGGAAGCGTAAGAGAATACTCACAACCAGTAACACCAGGACAAATAGCCAAGGAAATTTCGGAAGGTTTGTGGAGAAATGCCGCAGGAGCATTAGTTAATGGTCAGCTTTGGGATTTGGAAAGACCTATCGATTTTGATTGTGAGTTAAGAATCATCAAGCTAGATGATCCACAAGCAGCTGAAATTTACAGGCATACAATGTCACATATCATGGCACAAGCAGTTATGAGAATCTATGGGGCTGAAAATGTAAAACTTGGAATCGGCCCAACAATAGAGAATGGTTTTTATTACGATTTTGATATCGCAAACGTAAAAATTACAGAAGAAGATTTGCCAAAAATCGAAGAAGAGATGAAAAAGATAATCAAAGAAGATTTACCAATAGAAAGATTAGAACTTCCAAAAAAAGAAGCTATTGAACTAATGGAAAGCAAAGGGCAAATGTACAAGATTGAGTTGATAAACGAAATTCCAGACGAAAAAGTTAGTTTCTACAAACAAGGTGAATTTATTGACCTTTGTAGAGGTCCACACTTACCAAGTACAGGGAAAGTCAAACACTTAAAGTTGCTTTCTGTTTCTGGAGCGTACTGGAGAGGTAACGAAAAGAACCCAATGCTTCAGAGGATTTACGGAACAGCATTCGCCAAGAAAGACGAGCTCGATAATTACCTAAAAATGCTTGAAGAAGCAAGGAAAAGAGACCACAGAAGACTTGGACCTCAACTCGAATTGTTCTTCATCAACACAGATGTTGCGGCCGGTATGCCTATATTCCTGCCATATGGTATGACAGTCCTTAAAGAACTAATGAGCTTATCGAGAGAATTGCATAAAAAATACGGTTACAAAGAGGTTGGCACCCCACTTATAATGCACGAAAAGCTCTGGAGACAGAGTGGACACTGGGACCACTACAAAAACAACATGTACTTCACAGAAAAAGAAGAAGTAACTTACGCTGTTAAACCAATGAACTGTCCAGGACACATATTGATATACAAAAACAAACCTGTTTCTTACAAAGACCTTCCAATAAGACTGTTTGAATTCGGTAGAGTACACAGATACGAACGTGGAGGAGTATTGCATGGATTATTAAGAGTCAGAACATTCACGCAAGACGATGCCCATATTTTCTGTAGAGAAGACCAGATAGTCGATGAAGTAACCAACGTTGTAAGGTTTATAAACGAACTCTATGGCATATTTGGCTTTTCTTATAGAGCAACTCTTAGTACAATGCCCGAAGATCATATGGGTGACGAAGCGACGTGGGAAAAAGCAACAGAAGGATTAAGAAATGCTCTTGAAGAGATGAAAGTACCTTACGAAGTCGCGGAAGGAGAAGGCGCTTTCTACGGTCCAAAGATAGATTTCCACGTTAGAGACGTACTTGGAAGAGAATGGCAATGCGCAACCATTCAAATGGATTTCCAAATGCCTGAGCGCTTTGACTTAACATATAAGGATTCGGATGGAAACGAAAGAAGACCTGTCATGATACATAGGGCACTTTATGGTTCTATCGAAAGATTCTTTGGTATTCTTATTGAACATTACGCAGGAGCGTTCCCAACATGGCTTGCACCTGTTCAAGCCGTTGTTATACCAGTATCCGAAAAATTCTCAGAATATGCAAAGAACATTTACCAAACTCTTGATGAAAACGACATCAGGGTTGAATTAGATGATAGAAATGAAACACTTAGCTACAGAATAAGAGAAAATCAAATGAGAAAAGTACCGTACATGATAATAGTCGGTGAAAAAGAAAAGGAAAGTGAAACGATAAGCGTAAGGACAAGAGAAGGAAAAGACACTCACGGAATTAAGATAAATGACTTCATAGAGACTGTACTTAATGAAATAAGAAAAAGAGTAAACAAATAA
- a CDS encoding HD-GYP domain-containing protein, with translation MFNNEFIKLFKEAFGKEPECKTESDDVSICYEEGNIVIRKGGEIIAQFKDEESDYGFILKYYAKKAGLISPPDKQIEELLKSLFANIIVLTEVEDKNGFSHSQRVAKLAEEFAKYIGMDEEQATEMMHHGILHDVGKIAIEQLMLYSPTRLRNLEAHYEDHPLMGTIYLSINENLWKYIPTVRHHHERWDGKGFPDGLKGEEIPFCARIISIINYYDEVTNFVSADWDSELKTPKQALEEIRKLEGTYFDPDLAEKFIAFMGDVYGIKI, from the coding sequence GTGTTTAACAACGAATTCATAAAACTTTTCAAGGAAGCATTTGGAAAAGAGCCAGAATGCAAAACTGAATCTGATGACGTATCAATTTGTTATGAAGAAGGAAATATAGTTATCAGAAAGGGCGGAGAAATCATCGCCCAGTTCAAAGATGAAGAAAGCGACTATGGTTTTATACTAAAATACTACGCAAAAAAAGCAGGATTAATTTCACCACCAGATAAACAAATAGAAGAATTGCTTAAGTCTCTCTTTGCAAACATTATCGTACTTACAGAAGTCGAGGATAAAAATGGCTTTTCGCACTCACAAAGGGTGGCAAAATTGGCTGAAGAGTTTGCCAAGTACATTGGCATGGACGAAGAGCAAGCTACTGAAATGATGCACCATGGAATTCTCCACGATGTGGGGAAAATTGCCATTGAACAACTTATGCTCTATTCTCCAACAAGATTAAGAAATTTAGAAGCGCACTACGAAGACCATCCTCTTATGGGAACGATATACTTGTCAATAAACGAGAATCTTTGGAAGTATATACCAACTGTAAGACATCACCACGAAAGATGGGATGGGAAAGGCTTTCCCGATGGTTTAAAAGGCGAGGAAATTCCGTTTTGCGCTCGCATAATATCGATTATAAACTATTACGATGAAGTCACAAATTTCGTATCAGCTGATTGGGATTCCGAACTCAAGACACCAAAACAAGCACTTGAAGAAATAAGAAAACTTGAAGGAACCTATTTCGATCCAGACCTAGCTGAGAAATTCATTGCTTTCATGGGAGATGTATACGGTATAAAAATCTAA
- a CDS encoding DDE-type integrase/transposase/recombinase — protein MANVQLKCPHCGSSNFIKNGHDKFKNQIFFCKDCKRYFKLSFTKKHKLFSFPYPRCVHCNHVMEIYKIRRYFVRFRCRKCNFKTSVPLSLPQPVPFNFHPFKFFRFPIYIILKAFILYFKYNLSLRAIKACLNINVSHVAIYKWIIKLSSVISLFEFENVFKVHGDETVIVFRDKKYYVWLLVEHGTNLIVAWHVSRYRDMSQVKILLDKYFSQRKQNTQIELITDGLKAYEIAVKLNFDNVEHREVRLGKNNECESKFSLFKMFVRAKRSFKKFSNIRYYVNGFCVVRNLCKLYENENEMITALASIITTS, from the coding sequence ATGGCTAATGTCCAACTCAAATGCCCTCATTGTGGCTCTTCTAACTTCATCAAAAACGGTCATGATAAGTTCAAAAACCAAATCTTCTTTTGCAAAGACTGCAAGCGTTACTTTAAACTTTCTTTCACCAAAAAACACAAACTTTTCTCTTTCCCTTACCCTCGTTGTGTTCATTGTAACCATGTCATGGAAATTTACAAAATCCGCCGTTATTTCGTTCGTTTCAGATGCAGAAAGTGCAACTTCAAAACTTCTGTTCCACTTTCTCTTCCTCAGCCTGTGCCTTTCAACTTTCATCCTTTCAAATTCTTCCGTTTCCCTATCTATATCATTCTCAAAGCTTTCATCTTGTACTTCAAATACAACCTTTCTCTTCGTGCTATTAAAGCTTGCTTGAATATCAATGTCTCTCATGTTGCTATTTACAAATGGATTATCAAGTTATCTTCTGTTATTTCGCTTTTTGAGTTTGAGAATGTATTTAAAGTTCACGGTGATGAAACAGTTATTGTATTTCGAGACAAAAAGTACTATGTGTGGCTATTAGTTGAGCATGGTACGAATTTAATAGTAGCTTGGCATGTATCAAGATATCGTGATATGTCACAAGTTAAGATATTGTTAGATAAATACTTTAGTCAAAGAAAACAAAACACACAAATAGAGTTAATAACCGATGGACTAAAAGCGTACGAGATAGCAGTGAAACTAAATTTTGATAATGTTGAGCACAGAGAAGTAAGACTAGGTAAAAACAACGAATGTGAATCGAAATTTTCGTTATTTAAGATGTTTGTTAGAGCAAAAAGGAGCTTCAAGAAATTTAGCAACATACGGTACTATGTAAATGGTTTTTGTGTAGTAAGGAACCTATGCAAGTTATATGAGAACGAAAATGAGATGATTACAGCTTTAGCTTCCATCATCACTACTAGTTAA
- a CDS encoding NfeD family protein produces the protein MITPVAFWIIFGVILMVIEIFTPTFFIFWFGLGSLAAAVVAYFYENTLFELLTFIIVSGILVLSSRKLAKKITGEEVRSINVDEIVGKEAVVIEKIDNRQSKGVVKVNGDMWRAVSFDDNVTFEQGDYVIIDRVEGAHVVVKPKEIEKTDEH, from the coding sequence GTGATAACACCTGTGGCTTTCTGGATTATATTCGGAGTTATACTGATGGTTATCGAAATATTCACTCCAACGTTTTTCATATTCTGGTTCGGTTTGGGAAGTCTTGCCGCGGCTGTTGTAGCATATTTTTACGAAAACACACTATTTGAGCTTTTAACATTTATCATTGTTTCAGGTATATTAGTTCTTTCAAGTAGAAAATTGGCAAAAAAAATCACCGGAGAGGAAGTTAGAAGCATTAATGTTGATGAAATAGTCGGTAAAGAAGCGGTTGTAATCGAAAAAATTGACAATAGGCAAAGTAAAGGTGTGGTAAAAGTCAACGGAGACATGTGGCGTGCTGTATCCTTTGATGATAACGTAACGTTTGAACAAGGTGATTATGTAATCATAGATAGAGTCGAAGGAGCGCATGTGGTAGTTAAACCAAAAGAAATTGAAAAAACTGACGAACACTAA
- a CDS encoding SPFH domain-containing protein, which yields MYIVLIAIAFLLLIIAATGIRIVRPYERGLIERLGKFRKEVRAGLNFIIPFFDRMIKVDMREHVIDVPPQEVITKDNVVVVVDAVIYYEVTDAFKSVYNVNNFEFATIKLAQTNLRNVIGELELDQTLTSRESINTKLRTVLDEATDKWGIRITRVEIKKIDPPKDIMEAMSKQMKAERTKRAAILEAEGIRQSEILKAEGEKQAAILKAEGEAEAIKRVAEANKYRLIAEAEGQALAIANVFKAIHEGNPTNDLIAIKYLEALRDIANGQATKIFLPLETSSVLASVGAMAELFKDKSEKTNQMGEQKK from the coding sequence ATGTATATTGTATTAATTGCTATTGCTTTCTTGTTACTAATAATCGCGGCAACAGGTATAAGGATAGTTAGACCATACGAAAGAGGCCTTATAGAAAGACTTGGTAAATTCAGAAAGGAAGTTCGTGCAGGTCTTAATTTTATCATTCCTTTCTTCGATAGAATGATAAAAGTAGACATGAGAGAACACGTTATCGATGTTCCACCTCAAGAAGTCATCACAAAAGATAACGTTGTTGTCGTTGTTGATGCGGTTATCTATTACGAAGTTACAGACGCATTTAAATCTGTCTATAACGTAAACAACTTCGAATTTGCGACAATTAAGCTTGCTCAAACGAATTTAAGAAACGTCATAGGTGAACTTGAACTTGACCAAACACTTACATCAAGGGAAAGTATTAACACAAAATTGAGAACTGTACTTGATGAAGCCACAGATAAATGGGGTATAAGAATAACAAGGGTAGAAATAAAAAAGATTGACCCACCAAAGGACATTATGGAAGCTATGAGTAAACAGATGAAGGCAGAAAGAACCAAACGTGCTGCAATTCTTGAGGCTGAGGGTATAAGACAATCCGAAATTCTAAAAGCAGAGGGTGAAAAACAAGCCGCTATTTTGAAGGCCGAAGGTGAAGCTGAAGCTATTAAGAGAGTTGCTGAAGCTAACAAATACAGACTTATCGCTGAAGCAGAAGGTCAGGCATTGGCTATTGCAAATGTATTCAAAGCCATCCATGAGGGTAATCCAACAAATGACCTTATCGCAATTAAATACCTTGAAGCACTTAGAGATATAGCAAATGGCCAGGCAACCAAGATATTCCTCCCGCTTGAAACATCCTCTGTTCTTGCTTCAGTTGGTGCTATGGCGGAATTGTTTAAAGACAAATCAGAAAAAACAAATCAGATGGGAGAGCAGAAAAAATAA